In Chryseobacterium camelliae, one DNA window encodes the following:
- a CDS encoding sigma-54-dependent transcriptional regulator, with translation MSGNILIIDDEIKLLKLLGMILSQEDFNVKQASTARSAMTMLEQAEYDVVLSDVRLPDAFGVELVKSIKAKYPHLEIILMTAFGNITDAVQAMKNGAYDYLVKGDDNEKIIPLVYKAMEKAQDNAAKKAQKTTAQKGFEAIIGISPLIVQAKKLAEKVAVTDATVLLTGETGTGKEVFANAIHQGSERKKNNFVAINCSAFSREILESELFGHKAGAFTGAVKDKKGLIEEANGGTLFLDEIGEMPVELQAKLLRVLETREFIKMGETKVSKSDFRLVAATNRDLEEEIRQGNFREDLYFRLNIFEIRLPALRERKEDLKALAKNFIDLFSQKLHISGLQVDPEYFRILGKNDWKGNIRELRNTVERSLILMNDHRLDAESLPDYSEKNSPGNDSLSMKSLEKEHIQKVLQYTKGNKAEASRLLEIGIATLYRKLEEYGLR, from the coding sequence ATGTCCGGAAACATCCTCATCATTGATGACGAGATCAAGCTCCTTAAACTTTTAGGAATGATCCTCTCCCAGGAAGATTTTAACGTCAAACAGGCTTCAACGGCACGTTCGGCCATGACCATGCTCGAACAGGCTGAATATGATGTCGTATTAAGCGATGTCCGCCTGCCGGATGCATTTGGTGTTGAGCTTGTGAAATCCATCAAGGCAAAATACCCTCACCTGGAAATTATATTGATGACCGCCTTCGGGAATATTACCGATGCCGTTCAGGCGATGAAAAACGGGGCTTACGACTATCTGGTAAAGGGGGACGACAATGAAAAAATCATTCCGCTGGTATACAAAGCCATGGAAAAAGCACAAGATAATGCTGCCAAAAAAGCTCAGAAAACAACTGCTCAGAAAGGTTTTGAAGCCATCATCGGAATCTCACCGCTTATTGTTCAGGCCAAAAAGCTGGCAGAGAAAGTAGCTGTAACTGATGCTACAGTCTTGCTGACCGGCGAAACCGGGACCGGCAAAGAAGTTTTTGCCAACGCCATCCACCAGGGCAGCGAAAGAAAAAAAAATAATTTTGTCGCCATCAATTGTTCCGCATTCAGCAGGGAAATTCTGGAGAGCGAGCTCTTCGGGCACAAGGCAGGGGCCTTTACCGGAGCGGTGAAAGACAAAAAAGGACTTATAGAAGAAGCCAATGGCGGCACGTTATTCCTGGACGAGATCGGGGAAATGCCTGTGGAACTCCAGGCTAAATTATTACGTGTCCTGGAAACCAGGGAATTCATCAAAATGGGGGAAACCAAAGTGTCAAAATCAGACTTCCGCCTTGTTGCTGCCACCAACCGGGACCTTGAAGAGGAAATCAGGCAGGGAAATTTCAGGGAAGACCTGTATTTCCGGCTGAATATTTTCGAGATCCGTCTTCCTGCACTCCGCGAAAGGAAAGAAGACCTGAAGGCCCTCGCTAAAAACTTCATTGACCTCTTCTCCCAAAAACTGCATATTTCCGGCCTCCAGGTAGATCCGGAATACTTTAGAATATTAGGGAAGAATGACTGGAAAGGCAATATCCGGGAACTGCGGAATACTGTTGAAAGAAGTCTTATTCTGATGAACGATCATCGGCTGGATGCAGAAAGCCTGCCTGACTATTCTGAAAAAAATTCCCCCGGAAACGACTCCCTAAGCATGAAGTCCCTGGAAAAAGAACACATCCAGAAAGTCCTGCAATATACGAAGGGCAACAAAGCGGAAGCTTCACGTTTGCTGGAAATAGGTATCGCTACGCTGTACCGAAAGCTGGAAGAGTACGGACTTCGGTAA
- the kdpA gene encoding potassium-transporting ATPase subunit KdpA → MNTQILGIIVMFAITTVIGVFLGKYIADVYGYKKTFLNKLFQPVENLIYRISGINPDKQMTWKQNMFAMLTINVVWFVIGFLILLNQSWLPMNPDGNPDMSPDLAFNTAISFLVNCNLQHYSGETGVSYLSQLYLMFLQFVTAATGMAAMAVLFKAFKDKTTTELGNFYDFFVRSMTRILVPLSIVVAFILSANGSPMTFEGKDHITTLEGQKVDVSRGPAAAFIAIKHLGTNGGGFFGANSAHPLENPNYLTNMTEMVTQMIIPFALVFALGFYLKKKKLSLTIFAVMTIGFVALTVPNIINETQGNPLITQMGTDPHLGAMEGKEIRFGSAASAYWSIATTVISTGSVNAMHDSTMPLSGMNQLLAMMINCFYGGCGVGILNYFIFIILAVFISGLMVGRTPEFLGKKIEAKEMKIAMIVALFHPFLILVGTALTAYLPEFGTKTLNNPGFHGFSEMLYEFTSSSANNGSGFEGLGDNTPWWNISTGIVLLLSRFIPIIGPIAIAGLLAQKKYIPESAGTLKTDTATFGFMTLAVILLIAALSFFPALTLGPIAEQLQYFSK, encoded by the coding sequence ATGAATACACAAATCTTAGGCATTATTGTCATGTTCGCCATAACTACCGTAATCGGTGTATTTTTAGGAAAATACATCGCTGATGTGTATGGCTATAAAAAAACGTTTTTAAACAAGCTTTTCCAGCCGGTTGAAAACCTGATCTACAGAATTTCAGGGATCAATCCGGATAAACAGATGACCTGGAAACAGAATATGTTTGCCATGCTCACCATCAATGTGGTCTGGTTCGTCATCGGATTTTTAATCCTATTGAATCAGTCGTGGCTTCCGATGAATCCGGATGGCAACCCGGATATGTCGCCCGATCTCGCCTTTAACACGGCCATATCCTTCCTTGTCAACTGTAATTTGCAGCACTATTCCGGTGAAACCGGAGTCAGCTACCTTAGCCAGCTTTACCTGATGTTCCTGCAGTTTGTCACTGCGGCTACAGGAATGGCTGCCATGGCGGTACTGTTCAAGGCATTCAAGGATAAAACCACCACGGAACTGGGCAACTTCTACGATTTTTTCGTCAGATCGATGACCAGGATCCTGGTTCCTTTAAGTATTGTTGTCGCCTTCATCCTTTCTGCTAACGGAAGTCCGATGACTTTTGAGGGTAAAGACCATATCACCACTCTGGAGGGACAGAAAGTGGACGTTTCGCGGGGTCCTGCGGCCGCCTTTATCGCCATTAAGCATTTAGGGACTAATGGTGGCGGATTTTTCGGAGCCAATTCCGCGCATCCGCTGGAAAATCCCAATTACCTGACGAATATGACTGAAATGGTTACCCAGATGATCATCCCTTTTGCATTGGTATTTGCACTGGGCTTCTATTTGAAAAAGAAGAAATTATCTCTGACCATTTTCGCTGTCATGACCATAGGTTTTGTAGCACTCACCGTGCCCAATATCATCAATGAAACCCAGGGAAATCCGCTGATCACCCAAATGGGCACCGATCCTCATCTCGGAGCGATGGAAGGTAAGGAAATCCGTTTCGGAAGTGCTGCTTCGGCCTACTGGAGTATTGCAACAACTGTTATATCTACCGGTTCGGTAAATGCCATGCACGACAGCACCATGCCGCTTTCCGGTATGAACCAGCTTCTGGCCATGATGATTAACTGTTTCTACGGAGGCTGCGGTGTGGGCATCCTGAATTACTTCATTTTCATCATCCTCGCGGTATTCATCAGTGGCCTTATGGTAGGACGTACCCCTGAATTCTTAGGAAAGAAAATTGAAGCCAAGGAGATGAAAATCGCAATGATCGTCGCCCTATTCCACCCGTTTCTTATTCTCGTGGGTACTGCTTTAACCGCCTATCTGCCGGAATTTGGGACCAAGACACTCAATAATCCGGGATTCCATGGCTTTAGTGAAATGCTGTATGAATTTACGTCTTCTTCCGCCAATAACGGATCCGGATTTGAAGGGCTGGGCGATAATACGCCATGGTGGAATATCTCAACGGGCATAGTATTGCTGCTGTCGAGATTCATCCCGATTATCGGTCCGATAGCCATTGCAGGATTGCTTGCACAGAAAAAATACATCCCTGAAAGTGCTGGAACCTTGAAAACGGATACTGCAACCTTCGGATTCATGACCTTAGCCGTCATTCTTCTGATCGCCGCGCTATCCTTCTTCCCTGCCTTGACGCTGGGCCCGATAGCAGAACAGCTTCAATATTTTAGTAAATAG
- a CDS encoding potassium-transporting ATPase subunit F, whose product MWSLFFLSILAFVYICYVLIKPEKF is encoded by the coding sequence ATGTGGAGTTTATTTTTCCTTTCCATCCTGGCTTTCGTGTACATCTGCTACGTACTCATAAAACCTGAAAAATTTTAG
- a CDS encoding M16 family metallopeptidase gives MKDKKYKETIHTDHNNYEYITITHDENNVRIYTLKNGLKVFLARNTDAPRIQTYIPVRTGSNNDPADNTGLAHYLEHMMFKGTSKIGSLDWEKEKVLLDEISELYEQHKAEPDAEKKKEIYTKIDEVSQVASQYAIANEYDKAISSLGATGTNAHTWFDETVYKNNIPNNELEKWLKIELERFSELTLRLFHTELESVYEEFNRAQDNDSRLVQYELMDALFPNHPNGQQTTLGKAEHLKNPSMKAIHQYFDSYYVPNNYAMVLVGDLDFEETIQLIDQYFGSIPYRELPEKSQVTEQPMTQIVQRTVKSPTTPRIQLAWRTESYGTREAMLADIAANILSNRGEAGLLDLHINQTQKMLWAQAFSVGLKQYGYFSVVAVPKENQTLDEAKDMVLQEIELLKKGEFPDWMLPAIINDFKLQRLKTLETADGLATNLYDTYIKGRTWEQELNEMEEYASLTKEDVVAFAQGFFKENYVAVYKEKGINDQLIRVENPGITPVKINRDAQSDFLKELLAERTQDIQPEFIDYDKEIRKDEIKGKPVSFVRNKYNDLAQAHFIFPMGSDHDRDLGVATQVLQYLGTDRYSPEELKMEFFKIGVTNDFKTTHDQLLISLNGLEENIEQGIALLQHWIQNVKPDQEIYQQFVQTLLENRAAMKKDKNRIMTALTTYTKIGAFSRFTDVISREELENSSVEVFTDRMKNLFSYPYQLFFYGKDFERFKGYIENYIQPQSLQIPEPKFYPEPETTGNVYFTDYDMVQMEMSKAGRGKEVDIRDFGKINVFNEYFGRGLSSIVFQEIRESKSLAYSAYVSYAANAELGHHDYITTYIGTQPDKLQIAVDTMDELMNELPEVPIQFENARNAALKQIASTRINRTNIFFNTLRLKKLGISHDFRKDIYSQIQDLKFEDLRAFYDTTIKPIRFNTAIIGKKDNLNREAVDQMGTFTEVSLKDIFGH, from the coding sequence ATGAAGGATAAAAAATATAAGGAAACGATTCATACCGATCACAATAACTACGAATACATCACCATTACCCATGACGAAAATAATGTAAGGATTTATACCCTGAAGAACGGACTGAAAGTATTTCTTGCCAGGAATACCGATGCTCCGCGGATCCAGACGTATATCCCTGTGAGAACGGGAAGCAATAATGACCCTGCGGATAATACAGGACTGGCGCATTACCTTGAGCATATGATGTTTAAAGGGACTTCTAAAATCGGGAGCCTGGACTGGGAAAAGGAAAAGGTACTGCTGGATGAAATTTCTGAGCTGTACGAACAGCATAAGGCAGAGCCGGATGCAGAAAAGAAAAAAGAAATCTATACCAAAATAGACGAAGTTTCCCAGGTAGCCAGCCAATACGCTATTGCCAACGAATATGACAAAGCTATTTCTTCCCTGGGTGCCACAGGGACCAATGCCCATACCTGGTTTGATGAAACGGTCTACAAAAACAACATCCCGAACAATGAGCTTGAAAAATGGCTGAAAATAGAACTGGAAAGGTTTTCTGAACTTACGTTACGGCTTTTCCATACCGAACTGGAGTCTGTGTACGAAGAGTTCAACCGCGCGCAGGATAATGATTCCAGGCTGGTGCAGTACGAACTCATGGATGCCCTGTTCCCGAACCACCCGAACGGACAGCAGACTACACTGGGCAAGGCGGAACATCTGAAAAATCCTTCCATGAAAGCCATCCACCAGTATTTTGACTCATATTATGTTCCCAACAATTACGCTATGGTATTGGTAGGAGACCTTGATTTCGAGGAAACCATCCAGTTGATCGACCAATATTTCGGGAGCATTCCTTACCGGGAACTTCCCGAGAAAAGCCAGGTGACAGAGCAGCCGATGACTCAGATTGTTCAGAGGACCGTGAAAAGTCCGACTACGCCAAGGATACAGCTGGCGTGGAGAACGGAAAGCTACGGCACACGCGAAGCCATGCTGGCAGATATTGCAGCCAACATCTTAAGCAACAGGGGAGAGGCAGGACTTCTTGACCTGCACATCAACCAGACCCAGAAAATGCTCTGGGCACAGGCTTTTTCCGTAGGTCTGAAGCAATACGGTTATTTCTCCGTGGTAGCGGTGCCCAAAGAAAACCAGACGCTGGATGAAGCCAAAGATATGGTGCTGCAGGAGATCGAGCTGCTGAAGAAAGGAGAATTTCCGGACTGGATGCTCCCGGCCATCATTAATGATTTTAAACTTCAAAGGCTGAAAACCCTCGAAACCGCAGACGGACTGGCCACCAACCTTTACGATACTTACATTAAAGGCAGGACATGGGAACAGGAGCTGAATGAAATGGAGGAGTATGCATCACTGACGAAGGAAGATGTTGTAGCTTTTGCACAGGGATTTTTTAAGGAAAATTATGTTGCCGTATACAAAGAGAAAGGCATCAATGATCAGCTGATCCGCGTTGAAAATCCAGGCATCACGCCGGTGAAAATCAACCGTGATGCACAATCTGACTTTCTGAAAGAGCTCCTGGCAGAAAGAACACAGGACATACAGCCTGAATTTATTGATTATGATAAAGAGATCCGCAAGGATGAGATAAAAGGCAAGCCGGTAAGTTTTGTCAGAAATAAATACAACGACCTTGCACAGGCGCACTTTATATTTCCTATGGGAAGTGACCACGATCGTGATCTGGGTGTCGCAACGCAGGTATTACAGTACCTTGGTACCGACCGTTATTCCCCGGAAGAACTGAAAATGGAATTTTTCAAGATCGGGGTGACCAATGATTTTAAAACCACGCATGACCAACTGCTTATTTCCTTAAACGGACTGGAAGAAAATATAGAACAGGGAATTGCCCTGCTCCAACACTGGATACAGAATGTAAAACCGGACCAGGAAATTTATCAGCAGTTTGTACAAACGCTTCTGGAAAACCGTGCTGCCATGAAGAAAGATAAAAACCGCATCATGACGGCATTGACGACATACACTAAGATAGGTGCATTTTCCAGGTTTACGGATGTTATTTCCAGGGAAGAACTGGAAAACAGCAGCGTAGAAGTCTTCACCGACCGGATGAAAAACCTGTTCAGCTACCCGTATCAGCTGTTTTTCTATGGAAAAGATTTTGAACGTTTCAAGGGATACATTGAAAATTATATCCAGCCTCAAAGCCTTCAGATTCCTGAACCGAAGTTCTATCCTGAGCCGGAAACCACCGGAAATGTCTATTTTACGGATTATGACATGGTGCAGATGGAAATGAGTAAGGCGGGTCGAGGGAAGGAAGTCGACATCCGTGATTTCGGAAAAATCAATGTGTTCAACGAATATTTCGGAAGAGGATTGTCATCCATCGTTTTCCAGGAGATCAGGGAAAGTAAAAGTTTAGCTTATTCCGCCTACGTTTCTTATGCTGCGAATGCTGAACTCGGACACCACGATTATATTACCACCTACATCGGGACGCAGCCGGACAAGCTCCAGATTGCTGTTGATACCATGGATGAACTGATGAATGAACTTCCGGAAGTGCCGATCCAGTTTGAAAATGCACGAAACGCAGCTCTGAAACAAATTGCCTCCACACGGATTAACCGTACCAATATATTTTTCAATACCTTGCGGCTGAAAAAGCTGGGGATCAGCCATGATTTCAGGAAAGATATCTACAGCCAGATCCAGGATCTGAAATTTGAGGATCTCAGAGCATTTTATGATACGACGATTAAACCTATACGGTTCAATACGGCCATTATCGGTAAAAAGGATAACCTGAACAGGGAAGCTGTGGATCAGATGGGAACCTTTACGGAAGTCAGCCTGAAAGATATTTTCGGACACTGA
- a CDS encoding TonB-dependent receptor codes for MRKVKIVLGLLFLGLGTLSYAQTTQAAIVGKVTGVNNKAQDKVKVTIINESTGFRTETETNSKGEYIFKEIPLGGPYTVIVNDDKKEGYMLNLGDQVTVDMNLGNEKAIEEVVISGNLKNKIGNLGAATAVTAKNIAILPVNGRNFTSLTELSPLSGKGGNLSGQLGSSTNFTIDGMTAKNPTSAGSTTSRSGAPYSISIEAVREFKIVTNQYDVTLGRSGGGTISAVTKSGTNTFSGSAWEYLRTGWLSSKYDIRGNVRTNDFSTSQFGFSLGGPIIKNKLHFFAAWDHQLDSRPLIIADVQTKEDALRFNVTNETLNNILNIARAKYGVGSSPQFGTFDKVRNSDAGFLRLDWQISPKHLLTLRDNFTYDLNKNGLVDNTAINFFESYGNDRNLDNSLLLTLRSNLKPNLTNELKGQYLYTFQDSYQNDQLGHPVPRAIVERVPSTIDGTNLTTNIQIGGHRFGQENFRNNVFQIVDNLYYNTDKIKYTFGVDMMYTHAKSVYGSEVNGRFQFLGTDNFNNLTPYRFYREVPLVEDPSVKSGIWNLGVYGQIQTKIARGLDLMAGLRFDYGGYPKAEFNQKLYDEMGIRTDNQIRSFIIQPRFQFDWNINEGNKDFLRFGAGIFSSDINNYMIINNLVFDGRHLATVDVNPTAIGLTPDFVSYRNDYSTVPSLSQYQLPTINYTGKDAKIPLVYKANISYTHFFNERWRAGIAGYAALGRNNYFYYDRNMVANPYFTLDNEGGRGVFVPLSTVNANGTVNWKAGRINQNFGRVLELVSDGKVNQFSFVLDTSYRYFKDGEITMSYTWSDIRDNTSYNGNVANSATLFTMIESDPRNLKMTYSDNQFRNKVVLYGNSPTFAGFTIGVRYSGIGGTRFSLTAGGNVNGDFVDSNDLAYIFPNLTQTLLDNPEVGKALKNYITDYNNKIAERNGGKNGFYGVWDVRIAKKIKFEKIGGFELSVDIFNVANLLNKEWGVNKSYGNMSLYRIAGFDASAKQFKYNLNTSGLAPLSGNPYQIQLGAKYTF; via the coding sequence ATGAGAAAAGTAAAGATTGTATTGGGATTGTTGTTTTTGGGCCTGGGCACACTGAGTTATGCACAGACTACCCAGGCGGCTATCGTTGGGAAGGTCACCGGCGTCAATAATAAAGCGCAGGATAAAGTTAAGGTTACTATCATCAATGAATCTACCGGTTTCCGGACAGAGACCGAAACCAATTCAAAAGGGGAGTATATATTTAAAGAAATTCCTTTGGGAGGGCCTTATACGGTTATAGTTAACGATGACAAGAAAGAAGGCTACATGCTTAACTTAGGCGACCAGGTAACCGTGGATATGAACCTTGGAAATGAAAAAGCCATTGAAGAAGTGGTTATTTCCGGTAACCTCAAAAATAAAATAGGCAACCTCGGAGCGGCTACGGCGGTTACTGCTAAGAATATAGCGATCCTGCCGGTTAACGGAAGAAACTTTACCAGCCTTACCGAACTGTCACCTTTAAGCGGAAAAGGCGGGAATTTATCCGGTCAGCTGGGCTCTTCCACCAACTTTACCATCGATGGGATGACTGCCAAGAATCCAACTTCTGCAGGTTCCACTACAAGCCGTAGCGGTGCACCCTATTCAATTTCCATAGAAGCTGTAAGGGAATTTAAAATTGTGACCAACCAATATGATGTAACATTAGGAAGAAGCGGAGGAGGAACGATCAGTGCGGTAACGAAATCCGGAACCAATACGTTTTCAGGAAGTGCCTGGGAATACCTGAGGACAGGATGGCTGTCCAGCAAATATGACATCAGAGGGAACGTAAGGACCAATGACTTTTCCACTTCTCAGTTCGGGTTTTCACTCGGTGGCCCGATCATTAAAAATAAACTGCATTTTTTCGCTGCCTGGGATCATCAACTGGACTCCAGACCGCTGATCATTGCGGATGTACAGACAAAAGAGGATGCTTTAAGGTTTAATGTAACCAATGAAACCCTGAACAATATCCTGAATATAGCAAGAGCCAAATATGGTGTGGGAAGTTCTCCGCAGTTCGGGACTTTTGATAAAGTAAGGAATTCCGATGCCGGATTTTTACGCCTTGACTGGCAGATCAGCCCAAAACATTTGCTTACCCTGAGAGATAACTTTACATATGACCTGAATAAGAATGGCCTTGTGGACAATACAGCCATTAACTTTTTTGAATCCTATGGAAACGACAGGAACCTCGATAACAGTTTGCTCTTGACCTTACGTTCTAATCTGAAGCCTAACCTGACCAACGAACTGAAAGGTCAGTACCTGTATACGTTCCAGGACAGCTACCAAAATGACCAGCTTGGTCATCCTGTTCCCAGGGCCATTGTTGAAAGGGTACCTTCTACGATTGACGGAACTAATCTTACGACCAATATTCAGATCGGAGGACACCGCTTTGGCCAGGAAAATTTCAGGAACAACGTATTCCAGATTGTAGATAACCTTTATTATAACACAGACAAGATCAAATACACCTTTGGTGTAGACATGATGTATACACATGCAAAATCGGTTTACGGAAGTGAGGTGAACGGAAGGTTCCAGTTTTTAGGAACAGATAATTTTAACAATCTTACTCCATACAGGTTTTACCGTGAAGTTCCTCTGGTAGAAGATCCGTCAGTAAAATCAGGGATTTGGAACCTGGGTGTTTACGGACAGATTCAGACAAAAATAGCGAGAGGGCTTGATTTAATGGCCGGTCTGAGATTCGATTACGGAGGTTATCCTAAAGCGGAATTCAACCAAAAGCTCTATGATGAAATGGGAATACGTACAGACAACCAGATCCGTTCATTCATTATCCAGCCTAGATTTCAGTTTGACTGGAACATCAACGAAGGCAATAAAGATTTCCTGAGGTTCGGAGCAGGGATATTCTCTTCGGATATCAACAATTATATGATTATCAACAACCTGGTTTTCGATGGCAGGCATTTGGCCACGGTAGATGTTAATCCAACCGCCATAGGCCTCACTCCCGATTTTGTAAGTTACAGGAATGATTACAGTACGGTTCCTTCACTATCGCAATATCAGTTACCGACGATTAACTATACCGGAAAAGACGCTAAGATCCCATTGGTTTATAAAGCCAACATTTCTTATACGCATTTCTTTAACGAAAGATGGAGGGCCGGAATTGCAGGGTATGCGGCATTGGGAAGAAACAACTATTTCTATTATGACAGGAATATGGTGGCCAACCCATACTTTACCCTGGATAATGAAGGAGGAAGAGGGGTATTTGTTCCTTTAAGCACCGTTAATGCCAACGGTACCGTGAACTGGAAGGCGGGCAGGATCAACCAAAACTTCGGACGTGTACTTGAGCTGGTAAGCGACGGTAAAGTGAATCAGTTCTCCTTTGTGCTGGATACAAGTTACCGCTACTTCAAAGATGGTGAAATAACGATGAGTTATACCTGGTCCGATATCAGGGACAATACATCCTATAACGGAAACGTAGCCAATTCCGCCACTTTGTTTACCATGATAGAAAGCGATCCTAGAAACCTGAAAATGACCTATTCGGACAATCAGTTCCGTAATAAAGTAGTGTTATACGGGAACTCACCGACTTTTGCAGGCTTCACGATAGGAGTACGGTATTCAGGAATCGGAGGCACGCGTTTTTCTCTTACTGCAGGAGGAAACGTTAACGGGGATTTCGTGGATTCAAACGACCTGGCTTACATTTTCCCTAACCTTACCCAGACCTTGCTGGATAATCCTGAGGTAGGCAAAGCCTTAAAGAATTACATTACCGATTATAACAATAAAATTGCTGAGCGTAACGGAGGGAAGAACGGATTCTACGGAGTTTGGGATGTTCGTATCGCTAAAAAAATCAAGTTTGAGAAAATCGGCGGCTTTGAGCTTTCTGTAGATATTTTCAACGTAGCCAACCTTCTGAATAAAGAATGGGGAGTCAATAAATCATACGGAAATATGTCGCTGTACAGAATTGCAGGATTTGATGCTTCGGCGAAACAATTTAAGTATAATCTGAATACCAGTGGTCTGGCTCCTTTAAGCGGAAACCCATACCAGATCCAGCTGGGAGCCAAATATACCTTTTAA
- a CDS encoding MgtC/SapB family protein, with translation MKILPEHSVENELLLIFISVLLGLLIGAEREYRNKSAGLRTFILVCFGACLFTILSVVIGVDDPDRIAANIITGIGFLGAGVIFKGDNKIDGITTATTIWATASIGMAVGAGHIYIALLGTLLVLLVLSMLTYMEKLIDKNHKITEYRITVSHPEDLRYCEQVFEHHHLKASISKQKYSHGTFSITWIITGKKRSHELLIKVLKNNSRIISYEF, from the coding sequence ATGAAAATCTTACCGGAACATTCTGTTGAAAATGAACTGCTGCTGATCTTTATTTCTGTTTTATTGGGCCTGCTGATTGGTGCAGAGCGCGAGTACCGCAATAAATCGGCCGGGCTGCGTACTTTTATCCTGGTTTGCTTCGGTGCCTGTCTGTTTACCATTCTTTCCGTAGTGATCGGTGTGGATGATCCGGACCGGATTGCCGCCAATATCATCACCGGAATCGGATTCCTGGGCGCGGGTGTTATTTTCAAAGGGGACAATAAAATAGACGGCATTACAACCGCAACCACGATCTGGGCGACCGCTTCCATTGGTATGGCTGTAGGTGCAGGTCATATTTACATTGCGCTGTTAGGGACTTTACTGGTCCTTTTGGTATTGAGCATGCTGACCTACATGGAGAAGCTCATCGATAAAAACCATAAGATTACTGAATACAGGATCACCGTATCGCATCCGGAAGACCTTCGGTATTGTGAACAGGTTTTTGAACATCATCATCTAAAGGCCAGCATTTCAAAACAAAAATACTCACATGGAACGTTCAGTATAACATGGATCATTACCGGCAAAAAGAGAAGCCATGAGTTGTTGATAAAAGTACTGAAGAACAACAGCAGAATCATCAGTTATGAATTCTAA
- a CDS encoding copper resistance protein NlpE has protein sequence MKHQIQVMAIAALVALGSCSKEKQQEVSSTNLKTDPMAIQSPVDSSSATTPVHSQAEKVNADWYGTYEAVVPCADCPGIQTTLTLKKDNSFHLQEEYLERKSKNEDQGKYMLNAATGVLELKGNTAHYKYKVGNNTLTQLDMNGQPIEGPNKDLYIFKKKQ, from the coding sequence ATGAAACATCAGATTCAGGTCATGGCGATCGCAGCACTGGTTGCTCTTGGTTCATGTTCCAAAGAAAAACAGCAGGAAGTATCTTCCACAAACCTGAAAACAGATCCGATGGCGATCCAGAGTCCTGTAGATTCCTCCTCTGCCACTACACCTGTTCATTCACAGGCTGAAAAAGTCAATGCCGACTGGTATGGCACCTACGAAGCGGTTGTACCTTGTGCTGATTGCCCGGGGATTCAGACTACTCTTACTCTTAAAAAAGATAACAGTTTCCACCTTCAGGAAGAATACCTGGAAAGAAAATCCAAAAATGAAGATCAGGGAAAATATATGTTGAATGCAGCAACCGGCGTCCTTGAGCTGAAAGGAAATACTGCCCATTACAAATATAAAGTCGGTAATAATACCCTTACCCAGCTGGATATGAACGGACAACCGATCGAGGGACCCAATAAAGATCTCTATATATTCAAGAAAAAACAATAG